A single region of the Musa acuminata AAA Group cultivar baxijiao chromosome BXJ1-11, Cavendish_Baxijiao_AAA, whole genome shotgun sequence genome encodes:
- the LOC103971343 gene encoding protein PIN-LIKES 2 has translation MDQGMATGSDNLLSAVVPLMKLLCLTVIGLILAHPRTQIVPRATFKLLSKLVFALFLPCLIFVHLGQSVTVDDVLLWWFVPINVLISTAIGCALGYIVAIVCHPPPQFFRFTIIMTGFGNTGNLPIAIVGSVCHSSDNPFGPDCRRAGIAYVSFAQWVSVILVYTFVYHMMEPPMEYYEIVSEENEIEKEEPISNASRPLLHEAEWPGMVDKETTHSKTPFIARVFMSISGSSQNTFPDIDFSEEGGSTAGPSSPKSLRCFAEPKVVQRIRVVAEQTPIRHILQPPTIASLLALIVGLVPVFKAFVFGYDAPLSFFTDSLEILAGAVVPSVMLILGGMLAEGPNDSALGIRTTIGIVVTRLLVLPLVGIGVVALADKMHLLIEGDQMYRFVLLLQYTTPSAILLGAIASLRNYAVREASALLFWQHICAVVSLSVYIVIYFKLLSYV, from the coding sequence ATGGATCAAGGAATGGCCACTGGAAGCGATAATTTGCTCTCGGCCGTGGTGCCCCTGATGAAGCTATTGTGCCTTACTGTCATTGGCCTCATCCTCGCGCACCCTCGAACCCAAATCGTTCCTAGGGCCACATTCAAACTTCTTAGCAAGCTTGTCTTCGCCCTCTTCCTTCCCTGCCTCATTTTTGTCCATCTCGGCCAGTCGGTCACCGTTGATGATGTCTTGCTTTGGTGGTTTGTGCCCATCAATGTGCTCATTAGCACCGCTATAGGCTGTGCTCTTGGATACATAGTCGCCATCGTTTGTCACCCCCCGCCTCAATTCTTCCGGTTCACCATTATCATGACCGGTTTTGGCAACACAGGCAATCTCCCAATTGCCATAGTTGGATCGGTCTGCCATAGCTCGGATAATCCGTTTGGCCCAGATTGCCGTCGAGCTGGGATTGCATATGTATCATTTGCCCAATGGGTCTCAGTTATTTTAGTTTACACATTTGTTTATCACATGATGGAACCGCCAATGGAGTACTATGAAATTGTTTCTGAAGAGAATGAGATTGAGAAAGAAGAACCTATCAGTAATGCCAGTAGACCGTTGCTCCATGAAGCTGAGTGGCCAGGAATGGTAGACAAAGAGACAACACATTCCAAGACACCATTCATAGCCAGAGTGTTTATGAGCATTTCTGGATCATCTCAAAACACTTTTCCGGATATTGATTTTTCTGAGGAGGGAGGTTCAACTGCTGGGCCTAGTAGTCCAAAGTCCCTTAGGTGCTTTGCAGAACCCAAAGTTGTACAAAGGATAAGAGTTGTCGCAGAACAGACTCCAATACGGCACATCCTTCAGCCTCCAACAATCGCTTCTTTATTGGCGCTTATAGTGGGATTGGTTCCAGTGTTTAAAGCTTTTGTTTTTGGCTATGATGCACCACTTTCGTTCTTCACAGATAGTCTGGAAATCTTAGCCGGAGCAGTGGTTCCCTCGGTAATGTTAATTCTTGGAGGAATGTTGGCAGAAGGTCCTAATGATTCAGCTCTTGGGATCAGAACTACAATTGGAATCGTTGTTACAAGGCTTTTGGTGCTTCCATTAGTGGGGATTGGAGTGGTTGCGTTGGCTGATAAGATGCATCTTTTGATTGAAGGAGACCAGATGTACCGCTTTGTTCTCTTATTGCAGTATACCACACCAAGTGCTATATTGTTGGGGGCCATTGCTAGCTTGAGGAATTATGCAGTGAGGGAAGCTTCAGCACTCCTGTTCTGGCAGCACATATGTGCTGTGGTATCTCTCTCAGTTTATATTGTTATTTACTTCAAGCTGCTCTCATATGTTTGA